TATCACTTTGGAGTCAGACGTGAAATTCTGTCCAGTTAGGACCATCTGCTGACCGCCAAGTACGGAGCAGCGGTCCAGGTCCTGCCTCTCGACCGCGGGGAACTCCTGCGCCGAGCGTTGAGCTGCAGACAACATGAACACAGCTCCATCACCACcagcaataacaataataacagcAATCGTctaataatataatttttgcaCATATATGCTTCTTACAGCATTCGATGGGGTTGGAAGCAACTTGAAGAGACACAAAATGGCCTCCGGGTTCACGGATGTGGACACGAAACACCAAACGGACGCGCGTGTTCTTCCGTCCGATGTCCGTCTCGCCGTTCCGCAACTCAATGTCAGCATTTCTTAACTTCAGAATGCCAACGCAGTCAATCCTGAACAAACACAGATGGAAAAAATGCTAACTGCCAGATTTCTTGgatgaaaaaggtttttaaatccattcttttcttttgtggaGCCCTATTTTGGTAATAGttgcaatatttttaagaataGTTTATTCACACCtgttttgcaagttttttttcatttgtatactgtttattttgtgcattttggtGATTCTGTGGTTTGTGCTTTCCTTACAGCAGTTTGCCCCTTGTACAGAATAAACATGTCCCTGACctagttttgtttaaaaatgcctttttgccacaatttttttttttgactcatCAGACATTTCTgccactgcaaaaaaaacacagtatgATAGGTGTTTCTTGGAAAAACTCTCCAacacacaggaagtgatgcgttTCTTGTTTCCGTCAGCAGTAACAGCAGCATCATTTTGGAGTGAGAAACGTTGAAAAACCTTGACACTCTCCCAAGTAACCAGGGTTTTTGTGGCTGATTTTTCAGAACAATCTGAGCTTTCATTGCAATAAAAagtcagaagaaaacaaaccaaactacTCTGCTGTATCTCTCCATCTGAGGCACTGTTAGGTATGCAGAGACCCTGCACAGTGGTGTTTGCAGATTCACTTAAAAAGAATGAGGTCACACACAACTGAATTGCAATAATGTGTTACTACCATGCCAGGACTTGTAAGTCTGAGTGtgaattttctaatttttgctttaaaaccaACTTTACTCACACCACTCTCATGTGGCTCTTTGGCTCCAGAAGGATCTCCAAAACCTTTGTCCCACTGATGATCCTTTCCAGGCTTGGTGTGGTGACGGTCTTCCCAGTGATGCGGTGGACCTGGTAAAAGGCGTGCGGTTTCAGAAGCTTCTCATCTGCTGTCCCGATGAAGACCTGCAGCCCCAGCGGACTTGTGCCTTGGTATCCCCGAAGCTTAGGAAGGCGACACAAGAAATTACACACATACTTTATGTTGAATTCAAGCTACCTGACATGCTGTTGCAGCAAAGAATTACTCTTTGTAGAAAGGATTCAGAACTGCTTTGCATAGTACTGGGCAGCATTACTGGGAAAACCAACAGTTAGCCATTATTTCAACTCAGTAAAGCAGCAAGCAAAAACCGTGTGTCAATATTTGTCTATCATGCTAACATATTTGTTGTCTGAATAACTTTCACTTTAGCAGACTGGAACAAAGCATGGCTTAAACATCATCACAGATGGAAGCAGGGactatttctttatttgcatgGCTGTTAGCTCTACATGAACACCAAACCAGGAAATACCACCCCACATATATAATCTCTTCCTTATTCTCATGCTTTTCTCCTAGTAATCTGTAAAGCGAGAAGCCTATTTCTTTCTCAGTCGATGGGTTTCCATcatgcacaaaactttgttgatattctgctaatgtaaaaaaacaaaacaattttgcaattgtggggtttccattaaataagaaatgcaattaaaatcacttaTGAATAAGATAGTTTACAAGATAcgtcattaaaaaatatgccAAACCATAATGCTCCTACCGCTTCCTatcgtcttcttcatcttttccaccagtagtaacatctggttatTGATCTCACGACTCGCATAATGCacaaaaattgtttccattgtTTTGCGAAATATACAAATATTGATACAgttgaaaaaccacctcatcctggcacaaaaactttttattaataaaaatttgCTATTTTGAAAtcggcatgtttccattaaccaaatgtgttttttgtaattccaatttgtgcaattatatggtcaatggaaactcATCTTGGTCGTACACACCTGAACTTCAGGATGGCCTCCGTTGGGCGTCTTGACTGCTCCTCGGCTGCCCTCGGTCTCATAGTGAGCTCTATGGTGGGATCTGGGCTGCTGCTGGATCAGAAGCTCGTATTGGCCGGACTGACTGGGTAGACTCCACTCCAAGGACGGGAGTGGTGCCACAGAGAGACCACTGAGGGAATGagggaataaaatgaaaacatttattgcaaACATTTGCAAAGCATCTAGCATATCAGACATTCTGATacctaataaaaataaatatttaatttgaactaaGAAAAGAGGTTAAACCAAGCACCTGAATGTGCATGTTGTGGGTTGATGTACTGGCTGAGTGGGAGGCCAAACAGATGGGAGAATGTAGAAGGGCTCAGATTTCACCTCAGCTCCAGACTTGCCCATCCTCTCATGATCAATCGCCCAGTCATACCTGTCTCCATAAACACAGTCCTGTCTAGGGGGCTGTGGATGAGTGGCTCCCACCCCTACAGGAGCTCCAACTCTAGGAAAACCTGAACTGAGGTGGTTGAGCACTTCCTCCAGGGCCTGTGGTGCCGTCTGAACATGGGACTGAAACTCTGCTTGGGCCTGATATGGGTGGATGTAGTACGGCTCGTGGGGTGACGGGTTGGGACTGGGGCTCCGGGAGCGCTGCTTGATTGGCGTACCCCCCTGGCAGGGGTGGCTCTGGTCAAAACAGCGTTTGCCTTGTGGTGAGGTGGAGCGGGAACGCTGGTGGGGAAGCGGAGAGGTCGAGCGCTGGTGAATCGGCTGCAGGAAGGTCTCATCCGTGATGCTGTTGCGAGGCGAGGTCCCTGGAGAGGAGTGTGCAGAGGAAGTATGGATGCCCTGCAAGCCTGGGCACAGGTCCAAGGCAGAACAGGAGTTGCTGTAGTTGCCACCGTTTGGAGGAGAGACACTGGGTGAGTTCAAGGGAGAGCAGATATCCGCCGGCCAGCCTGAAGAGGAGTTGCTACTAGCGGGGCTCACACAATCCCTGTATGCACCCAGAGCTTTAGAGCCAGGGCTTGGCTCCAGGGTGTGAGAGCTGAGAGAATCACCCGACGGAGTGATCTCAATCCTGGGGCTGGGGGCAGGGATATTACTGGCTCCTGATGTCAGCTCCAGACACTCAAACACGGCCCCTGGCAGGTTGTCTGAGGTGGGAATTTGAGGGAAGTTGTCCTGGCTGGACGCTGGATGGGCCAAGGTGGAGACGTGTGCGGTGTGATGATCGACCATCAGCAAGGGAGGCTGACTGTCATTCTGAAGGAGAGCACCTGAGTCATCTGTTAGCAACCAGACAAAAGATTTATTAAGTCAAGAATAGCCCTATTTATAATGACAGTGTTACTCGGCTATCACATGGgagttcattttcattttgacccATAAATTGCAAATGAAACTCATTCCCCAGAGCACACTGTACAAGCCACATGCAAAACTATCTGTTATAACTACACCatattgttattaaaataactgCAAAAAAGTTGTACTAACTAAACTTGTTGAACAAAAGTCCACTCGggaaactataaaataaaagcagcacatAATTGAATGAACAGTACAGTTTTATTGCAGACATTTTTATCCCACAATTaggttaaaaaaatgaattaattaattaacataAAATTGAAGGCTTTGTGATTTAAACAAACACTCACCTTTGACGCAGCCAACGGGGAAATCTTCTCCGGGTGTGTTGTAGAGAAACAGATCCGAAAAGTCTAACTCCGCTTGGCTTATGTCCTGCCCCAATCCCCCAAGCCCCATGCCTCCAGAAGTCATCTCCAGCTTTCAGTGATTCACTTTTATCAGTCCTTTTCAGCAATCTCCTTTCAAACTAGACTTTTCAAAAGTTGTGCGCATGAAGTTGTAGAAAAGGAAAGGAAGCCGAGTCACAGCTATAGTAAGATCCGCCCGAAATATTAGCGGCTGCTCAAATAAAACCTCCAACAAGAGTCGATAGAGCGCTTCTTCCTGTCAGCGGTGATGATGAAAGGCAGACAAGAAGGTGCggacatgtgtgtgtgtgtgtgtgtgtgcgtgcgtgcgcgCGCGCGTGCAAACATGCACAATCTCTTCCTGTGTGAGCTCAgtaacctaaaataaaaaaacatacttgtatcaaatgagaattttttttttatgcattccTATCCGCTGCGCAGTTAAACATGATGTGTAGATATAATCTAATTTTACTTATTAGATCACTGCTGACATTTTCAActatcattttccttctttagTGTAAGGTCGAacaagtttgtatttctttgaATTATTGGATCTCGtcgcaaaaatatttattcaaatagcCAACCTGctataattaaatatatatttaattatgttcataattaaatatataactgaattaatatatatataaaaaacgtttttcagattatctgatGCTTGCAGGGGTTGTCCACCAAGTGGCAGTATTGCACAACTGTAATCAAGCACCCgagtttgatttcatttttgtcagttttgtcagttttgtcaTTACTCAAAGggccatcatccatccatccatccatccatccatccatccatccatccattgccATTATAGATGCTGTAATAACTTTGTGGACATGTGGCTAATTTATTTTACGCTCTTCCTTGGACAGTCATGGGGAAGCAGCTTCCTATCTCTAGCAGTTGTCGGATGAGAGGCACACCTGGACAGATCTCTTGTCCATTAGAGGGCAAGACATGCTCtaattaaattgtgttttagtGTCTATACTCTTGTGAAAGTATCTTATTAATTCATATAGCTCATAATCTGAATTTCGCAACTCTAAATGTCAAGTTTCCTATGAAGGAGGTGAACATTACCTTTcaaagaaagtatttttatctTACAGTCACCCTTAAATGCTAGGGGGTCTTCTAATAATTTTGTCATGATAGTATATTGGTCAGAAACTGAGTCTAATATAAAAGAAATCtatgtaaatgtttgatttttaggaaagcaaaaaacaaacaaacaaacaaacaaaaaacatctttataatTACTCTGACAATCAGCAAACTGACCCAAAACAGGAAAGGCTTAGTGTGAGACGGTAAGCAAAAGTGGTTATATGTCTTTTTATATAGAGTAAATAAATGTCTGGTATCATTTATAAGTGAAAGGCAGTAGCTGGAATTGATTCACACTTTCAGTTTATTCTTTTGCTTAAACAAATGCATGAGCTGAAGCACGTTGCTAGAAATCTTACACTAAGTGGTAGTGCATTAGAAACACAGATGAAAATTGTCATTTTACTTGAATTTCCCCTCATATTCACCTCAATTCCTAAACAGTGTACTTTATTTCCTCCTCAACCTAAAATGAAATATAAGCTGTAATCTGAAGCCTTAATTATTTCCTTTGCTACAAAGAGCTGACCTTACTTTGCTTTGACTTTCTCTGTCTACTTACAACATCACACACTTTACATGGAGGTGTTTGGATATGGTGTCTGTGTTCATATAGCTCAACTCTTGAAATTACTTGGGctgttaaactttaaaatccagGGATTCACTGTGTTCACCCTGTGTTTgcttaatgaattatttacattcAGTACATTTTGTGCCAGAAGTAGAGACATGACGTTTAAGCTCCTGAACTCATTACTCACTTTCTTAGCGAAAGGTCAGCTATCCAGTGTACCGTGAGAACAGACTGTGTTGTTTAGcttattttttaagactttaggATTAATCGAGTACAGTTAATCTGACCTTATAGTACCTCAGGACTAAGGGTAAAATATCAAGAATGgtttaaaatgtgatgaaaacatAATAGCATTTCTGTCTAATGTTAGACATTCCAAGTGCTGTACACATTactcaaaaacacatttatacacatGATTCTGTAGTTCTTTGAGGCCTTGCCAGAGGGCTCTGGATCAATCTGTGTCAGGAAAAGAAGCGAGAATCTAAACCCCACAACTTTCCAATTGCAAGACAATAGTTGGAACTCTTCTCATTGAAACACGGTGATAATTTTGCTGTTCATTTGGTGCTGGTGAAACCTCTGGACTTTTAAAACCAGGGAGATCTTCCTTCACTATGCCTTATGTTCAGTTTCACCAACGGAAGAACCACTAAGGCTCTCAAGGCCCAGTTTAAAGatttaatcaattaaaaagtacattttcaaagGACACAAGACAACACgtattttaaaagtgaaatctcTATGTTAATTATTTATTCCTCTTAGAAATACAtctgaaacaaataaactgaagcTGCAATTTCATGGAGGCATTCAGACAGTTTTTAGTGAAAAACTATGAAAATCAAagtcagtttgcttttcatcaCAATTAGTTGAGTTCAATCTGCAAGCTGCTGTGTTTGAAGATGTTAGCTACAGAAAAGAGGATGTTGTAgctctctttctttcttaacTTCTCActgtattattttgtaatgCAATGCTGGATTCTAAGTCCAGAGGACAATCCACTATGGAACAAAATTTGGTGCAGAAAAAGCGGGTTTCGAAAAGAGGTACATCTATTACTGTACCTATAGATGTACGTACCTCTGGATGATGGTGGGACAATTTTGCTTGGATGATTGGTCTGtaaaagttctttttttcctgttgtagAAAGTCTATTCAGGTCAACTCATTAAAAACCGGTCTCTCTGAACAATGTGTGACAAAATGACTGCACCAGGCTGCACAAAGTACTCCCTCTTCTGACATCTAATCTACAGTTAAGACCAGAATCATACAACtgacatttagatttaaactaATCTAATTTGATAAACACAGTGCTGACTGAAGGTAATGTTAacattttggagtggcctaTCTAAAGTTCTGACATGAAACTCGGTAAGATTAGAGTGAtgacataaaatgtttcaaccTCACAGACTTGAAGATCATCAACTAAGATAAACCATCAAAATATCTGTGGAAAGCTCCAAAAAGCTCAACGGAAATACAAGAAGTGTTTGATTACTGTGATCCTACCAAGGACTTTTCCTCTGATTACCTAGAATTTgcataaatataatgtaaataaaaaagataatttttggTGAAACGTGATCCTCCTTTTAAGCTGTTATCTTATCTATTGAGAAATTTTGATATCATTTCCTATTGGAAAAAAACGTCTTtcttgaatgaaaaataattgtataaGTAAATCAGCCAAGGGTTTACatacttttcaaatgaaattatGATCTCTATTTATGATCATAATTCCCTCTTATTTCCCCTGAGACTGACAGAGAAAAGTCTAATGTGAAAACTGTGAATTGTCTCTAGATGCTGAACTTCCTAAGAGACCACTGAGTTCATTGGAAATCTACATCTCAACTTTATCCCTCTGAGCACTGAGTGCCTGTGTGATTATGTTCTCCATCCACTGCTTTTCAACCTGATATCAGAATCAGAATGAGCTTTATTGGCCAAGAGTGTGtgcacaaacaaggaatttgacttcagttttcaaattccttgtttgtgcaCACAGTCGTGGCCCTGCAGATAATAGTGACATGAGATGAGAAGGTCATTGGATTGTCCTCATGCTCCAACCATAATCTGTATGGGAACTGTTGCAGTAAAACTCCTCATCATCGTCTCCAACAAACCTTTTGAACTGATGCCGTCAGTAAAGGTTATCACAATATCTAAAGAAGAAGTACCAATCTGGAACACAATAGCTTGACTATTGTCTTGCACTTGCATTATTtactgtgtgttttatgtttttcatctgagtttttttttaccctaagTTGCTGTAGATccagattaattgattgattaattgctttCTTTGGTATATCTTGCTAATGCAGAGTTGTACCCAGTTTGTCCATCAAACCTGACCTAATTCTTTGATTCAACAAGGTTGAATCAAAAAATTCAATCTTGTTCAATCAGCAGCAACTGGCCAAGTTGCTGCTGATTTGTTGGATGTACTTCTCAGCACACTATCACGCCACTAGCAGCAGCCTGAACTATTGAAGCACAGCAGGAATGAGCAATGCATTCTTACCCTACAATGTGGAGATTGTGGATGAAATCAAGACTGAATCACAGATTCTGTGTTGTGGAAAGATGTAAAGAGCCTCTTtggttatttctgtttttcagaccATTTTATGTGAACCTGAAAGatgattatttgtaaaaatttcagtgaagaagtagTTTCTGAAATAGTTACTTACTCCTGTTGAGTTTCTCTTAATAAAAGTCACTActgccaaaaacaaacagcatgttTCCCTTTTAATCCATCCTGATACTTGGTTCTTAACCACACCTAATCAAATATCCAGTAAATATAAGCACACGACTGTCACTGATTGCTGTCATTGTCTTGCCATTCAGTACATTTGTTCTgagataaataatatttatatttattcaatattGATTTGCTTTCTAATCTTGCCTGAAGGTTTTGATactcaaatgcaaaacaataatCTCTTTATTTAGTTTCATCATTGAAGCTGCTAAAACACCAAGATAATTTCACTTCAAATTACAAGTTTAAGAATCAAGAGTcttctgatatttttaaaattgatttatttagatgaatgaaatatttacaatgtACAGAAATATAGGAGAAGCATACCTacaatgatatatatatatatataaaaatacgCATTAGGGATGGCActtatatacatacatatatatttatatataaagttaaaaacaggGAATAGTATAAAGTAATCAGTATCTAAATGTCAGACATTTCAGGACAGCTGCCTTGATACAATATTCAGTCTGTAAATTAATAACTGCTCTTTATGTCTTTAACAGGTTTACATATTAGTTTTAAATAAGTATGAGGTATTTATGgcacaaaattacaaatatttctgtttttatgtacacAGCAGCAATGCAGGGAGTCACTGGACCATCAggagtaaaatatttcttttgttacGTCCAGAGGAGAAGAGCATAAGGcctaaaaagagaaataaaaggaAGGCATTattggcaaataaaaaaacaaacaaacaaaaaaacacatgttgtccagattttcttttcagaaaagaaaatcattgtAAAATTTGATCTGTATCATTCTTACAGATCTTTCAAGTACTAATTTTAATATCCTTTTCGCAATAACTAAGCCAGTGAGGTGTAGATGTCAGCGCCTGGCGGCCAATAATAGGTACTGCACACTGAAGCACACCCCTGCAACCTTTATGCAAAAATGTGGATTACTTCCGTCTTTGACAAATACTGTCAAAGGTTTTTTCTAAGAGTACAGTAGCAGAAAatgaatataatattttaagCTCAAGAACTATTGAAATATCTATTATTTTACATGTCAAAGTTTTGACAATTAAACCTTCAGAAACAGGGCTGACCCTCCTGACTTCCCAATTGCTTTATGAATTACACAACAAGGTCATTTCAATGAACTGGTACCGCACATTGGaatgtaaacttttttcttctcacCTTATCTCCTGACAAAGGCTACTGGCAGTTCTCTGTTAGGAACCAAAAGTCCAGAATGAATCACATCAACAGGCTCATTGTCTGTTGCCACGATCTCGTAGTCTCTGACCAACTGcgataaagaaaaaacaaaaatgcatcaagggtggaaatctttttttaggATAATCTATGGCTGACTGGCTTAATGTTGCTGATGGAGACCGTACCCAGCACATggccagctgcagctgcagctccgcCAGCCGTCGACCGATGCACATCCTCTTCCCGATACCGAAAGGAACATGAGCGAAGGGGTTGATGGTGCTGTTCTCCCGCAGCCAGCGCTCAGGCTTGAACTGCTTTCCATCATCAAAATATTCCTCGTTTGATCCCAATGCATGGCAGTTAATCATTAACACTGTCTGTAAACAGAGaacaataaaagataaaaaaatatgttccaGCTCTGGTTTTGTCACTATTTTAGAAACAAGTCATTTGTGTTCCTAGAGGTTGAGAGTAAGTGCCTTGTGCCAACAGAGTGGCCTTTATATGTGCCAAATGTTCAGACTAGATATAGACTGAACAATATCTGCCCAGATATTGTTCAGCGTGTAACCAGGGGTTTGAGGCACGTTCCAGacaagtaaaatgtaaatgagaaGGTAATCTCCTCATATAAGGTGCACTGAGAAGTAAGCCACTTACTCCTTTGGGAATGGCATAATCTCCCAACACAGTGTTTTTGTCCAGGGTCCGGCTGGTGAACGGAACAGATGGCGACAACCTGTAAGAattagagaaacaaacaaacattggAACATGACTTATTGCATGTCACACAAGCTTAAGCTGTTTAACAGAAGCCAGACATGCACAGTGCTTGTTGAGGTGAGAATAATCTGCTATCTGAGGTAATTTACATTCCCTGTGATGTGTGCACGGTGTTCGCCTTAAATAACCCGCCCCGGCTGCAACTCTTGTGACTGCATGAGAAGACGGGGGCAACGTGTGTGGAACAAAggcaaaggaaaaatatttgaacGTGACCAAAGGACAAATTTAAGCTTGGTAGTCATGCCACCATCTGACCGCCAAAAACTTCCTTGAAGCTTGTTTTTGAGGCAGTCATGTGTGTAATTTCCTCCATCCTAATCTTGGTGGTACTGGTGGGAATGGTAATGTCAGAAAGTCTGAGCATGTAAGCTGTAACTCTTTGAAAGGTGATCAAGCAACCAAACATCTGAACATGATATTACCTGTGTGAAGTTGTTAAAGTGTGTAAATCTGAATGACATTTTAGATTACTTCTATTAATACAAAGCTAAGTTGTATCAGCTGAATTAGTTTAAATGATTGGGTGCAGCCTATAATAGGAGGGAGTGTGTGAAGTATGTAAACCACTGCAGGTATGAACACTGTGTTCCACCTTGATCTTTTATTATCTGCACTATGG
Above is a genomic segment from Xiphophorus couchianus chromosome 20, X_couchianus-1.0, whole genome shotgun sequence containing:
- the nfatc2b gene encoding nuclear factor of activated T-cells, cytoplasmic 2, which translates into the protein MTSGGMGLGGLGQDISQAELDFSDLFLYNTPGEDFPVGCVKDDSGALLQNDSQPPLLMVDHHTAHVSTLAHPASSQDNFPQIPTSDNLPGAVFECLELTSGASNIPAPSPRIEITPSGDSLSSHTLEPSPGSKALGAYRDCVSPASSNSSSGWPADICSPLNSPSVSPPNGGNYSNSCSALDLCPGLQGIHTSSAHSSPGTSPRNSITDETFLQPIHQRSTSPLPHQRSRSTSPQGKRCFDQSHPCQGGTPIKQRSRSPSPNPSPHEPYYIHPYQAQAEFQSHVQTAPQALEEVLNHLSSGFPRVGAPVGVGATHPQPPRQDCVYGDRYDWAIDHERMGKSGAEVKSEPFYILPSVWPPTQPVHQPTTCTFSGLSVAPLPSLEWSLPSQSGQYELLIQQQPRSHHRAHYETEGSRGAVKTPNGGHPEVQLRGYQGTSPLGLQVFIGTADEKLLKPHAFYQVHRITGKTVTTPSLERIISGTKVLEILLEPKSHMRVVIDCVGILKLRNADIELRNGETDIGRKNTRVRLVFRVHIREPGGHFVSLQVASNPIECSQRSAQEFPAVERQDLDRCSVLGGQQMVLTGQNFTSDSKVIFSEKTQDGQQIWEVEATVDRDKTQANMLFVEVPPYRDRNICQPAKVNFYVINGKKKRSQPQHFIYTPVIAIKAEPRDDYPLDSYNCSDNHHLSAISMKSLYHHFEQDINPPTLNVSSALYHLATVDPRSHMLPPDSFEEPAYYQSRAGNVVNNPVMYHSANQLYSNYNTNHPASGPSQCVSARTPMSKLGEGPQIGDSFEACLVPRHQGFVPPLGKSPPSRYVQVKAGSQIQPVGQPLTQIGSAKGNHDDKAPEKITIKQENLSYAYLEDVNDIIRRDMKGHSGD